TCCACACACAGCCGCAGAATATCACCGCCTAGTTCCTCGACTTTCTCCAGTTCTCCTGGAACCGCATTGTTATACAAAATTAGCGGATGCAGATTGCCATCCCCCGCATGGAACACATTCGCCACGTCATAGCCGTGCTTTTGACCCAGCGAGGCGATCTCCCGTAAGACATACTGCAACTGGGTCCGGGGAATTACCCCATCCTGGACATAATAGTCCGGACTCATCTTACCCATAGCGGCAAACGCCGCTTTTCGGCCTTTCCAGAGGGTATCGCGATCCGCTGGATCGGTGGCGACAGTGACGTTTCTGGCCCCATGATGCCGACAAATTTCGACCACCCGCTGGGCGTTGACCGTGGCTTCAATCTCCAGCCCATCCACTTCCACTAACAAAATTGCTGCGGCATCACGGGGATAACAATTGGTCTTAACCACATCCTCCACCGCATTGATGCTCATATTATCCATCATCTCCATGCCACCCGGAATAATCCCCGCGGCAATAATCGCGGAAACCGTTGCCCCAGCAGCTTCCACATCCATAAAGTCGGCCAGCAAAACCTTCACTGATTCCGGCGCTTTCAGAATCCGCAGGGTAATTTCTGTGGCAATTCCCAACATTCCTTCCGATCCAACAAATACACCGGTCAGGTCATAGCCCGGCATTTCCAGTATTTCTCCCCCAAGTTCCACAATCGCACCCGTCGGCGTCACAACCTTCAAGCCCAATACATGGTTCGTCGTCACACCATACTTCAGGCAATGCACGCCACCGGAATTTTCCGCCACATTCCCACCGATCGAACAAATAATCTGGCTGGAGGGATCAGGAGCATAGTAAAAGCCATCCCCGCTAACCGCCTGGGTGACCCAATTATTAATCACACCGGGCTGCACCACCACCTGCTGATTGTCATAGTCAATATCAATAATTTGGCGCATCACCGACGTCGTAATCAGCACACACTCCGAGATCGGCAACGCCCCACCAGATAAACCCGTCCCCGAACCACGCGGCACAAACGCGACATCGTTTTCATAGCAAACCCTGACAACCGCCGCGACTTCTTCAGTGGTACGCGGCAGGACCACAATCGCCGGACGTTCCCGGTAACTGGTCAATCCATCGCATTCATACACCAGCAGCTCTTCTTTACGCCGCACGACCGCATCTTCACCCACGATCGCCACAAAAGCCGCAATAATCGGCTGCCAATC
The DNA window shown above is from Romeriopsis navalis LEGE 11480 and carries:
- a CDS encoding FAD-linked oxidase C-terminal domain-containing protein produces the protein MVAVAASQAQSGRDWQPIIAAFVAIVGEDAVVRRKEELLVYECDGLTSYRERPAIVVLPRTTEEVAAVVRVCYENDVAFVPRGSGTGLSGGALPISECVLITTSVMRQIIDIDYDNQQVVVQPGVINNWVTQAVSGDGFYYAPDPSSQIICSIGGNVAENSGGVHCLKYGVTTNHVLGLKVVTPTGAIVELGGEILEMPGYDLTGVFVGSEGMLGIATEITLRILKAPESVKVLLADFMDVEAAGATVSAIIAAGIIPGGMEMMDNMSINAVEDVVKTNCYPRDAAAILLVEVDGLEIEATVNAQRVVEICRHHGARNVTVATDPADRDTLWKGRKAAFAAMGKMSPDYYVQDGVIPRTQLQYVLREIASLGQKHGYDVANVFHAGDGNLHPLILYNNAVPGELEKVEELGGDILRLCVEVGGSLSGEHGIGAEKRCYMPDMFSAADMATMQLVKQAFDPKQIANPTKLFPTPKTCGEGARAVAAKQFPDVDRF